The Apium graveolens cultivar Ventura chromosome 6, ASM990537v1, whole genome shotgun sequence genome contains a region encoding:
- the LOC141664385 gene encoding putative receptor-like protein kinase At1g11050: MFILKFKNMKTGFLIFSLLQSLSIFVCIAPVSASPSSSPSTNSSNTCPIDFGYVTKVQWPSSDCNDFQKNHNNSQCCQTLLSLFGIGLSKYLKNTSLFQLPNIPTSVSCLADFQSNLNSLSLSPSLALGCFDPFQFVTTPNICAEIQSTHDWLDKLGSSTPVDSSCRPDLTDLSACGACVAAGLRVQADLIGIDGNSSHSTDCFYFTILYAAGIVNQLGPESEGSVSCIFGLKATDGSKGKSKSALVFGLTGGLVAILVMSLLVGLYFWFERKRRRDIGKTSRWGGSGEMESRSRMRPNTGSIWYKFHELEIATDNFSEKNFIGRGGFGLVYKGTLYDGSVVAVKKIIESDFQGNAEFCNEVEIISNLKHRNLVPLRGCCITGDDKDKNEDIEMGDEDRYLVYDYMPNGNLDDHLFPASTSKSGFLKQPLTWPQRKSIILDVAKGLVYLHYGVKPAIFHRDIKATNILLDEHMRARVADFGLAKQNREGQSHLTTRVAGTHGYLAPEYALYGQLTEKSDVYSFGVVVLEIMCGRKALDLSASGSPRAFLITDWAWSLVKAGKLEQALDATLLGDGDSDTLNPKGIMERFILVGILCAHVMVALRPTISDALKMLEGDIEVPTIPDRPMSLAHPSAYKDANNFSMSPALSGLQLLSGDMLR, translated from the coding sequence ATGTTCATTCTGAAGTTCAAGAACATGAAAACTGGTTTCTTGATTTTCTCTTTACTACAATCTTTGTCAATATTTGTATGTATTGCTCCAGTTTCAGCCAGCCCATCTTCTTCACCATCAACAAACTCGTCAAACACATGTCCTATTGATTTTGGTTATGTCACAAAAGTGCAGTGGCCTAGTTCTGATTGCAATGATTTCCAGAAAAATCATAATAATAGTCAGTGTTGTCAAACTTTACTAAGTCTTTTTGGTATTGGATTGTCAAAGTACCTCAAAAACACTTCTCTTTTTCAGCTACCCAATATACCAACTTCAGTTTCTTGTTTAGCTGATTTTCAATCAAATCTCAATTCTTTATCTTTATCACCTAGCCTTGCTCTTGGTTGCTTTGATCCTTTTCAGTTTGTAACCACCCCAAATATTTGTGCTGAAATTCAGTCCACTCATGATTGGTTAGACAAACTTGGTTCATCAACTCCTGTTGATTCTTCTTGCAGGCCAGACCTTACTGATCTATCTGCTTGTGGAGCTTGCGTGGCGGCCGGGTTAAGAGTTCAGGCAGATTTGATTGGGATTGATGGTAATTCATCTCATTCCACTGATTGTTTTTACTTTACAATTTTGTATGCTGCTGGTATAGTTAATCAGTTGGGGCCTGAAAGTGAAGGGTCTGTTTCTTGCATATTTGGGCTTAAGGCTACAGATGGTTCGAAAGGAAAGAGCAAGTCTGCTCTTGTTTTTGGACTAACTGGTGGGTTGGTTGCAATTTTAGTAATGTCATTGTTAGTAGGATTGTACTTTTGGTTTGAGAGAAAGAGGAGAAGGGATATAGGTAAAACATCTCGTTGGGGAGGGTCAGGGGAAATGGAATCTAGATCGCGAATGAGGCCTAATACTGGTTCAATATGGTACAAGTTTCATGAACTTGAGATAGCTACTGATAATTTTTCGGAAAAGAATTTTATTGGGAGAGGTGGATTTGGACTTGTTTATAAAGGGACATTATATGATGGAAGTGTGGTTGCGGTCAAGAAGATTATAGAATCAGATTTTCAGGGAAATGCTGAGTTCTGTAATGAAGTTGAGATTATTAGTAATTTAAAGCATAGAAATCTTGTGCCACTAAGAGGGTGTTGTATTACCGGTGATGATAAAGATAAAAACGAAGATATTGAAATGGGGGATGAGGATAGGTATCTTGTTTATGATTACATGCCTAATGGAAATCTTGATGATCATTTGTTTCCTGCTTCTACGAGTAAAAGTGGATTTCTTAAACAGCCACTGACATGGCCTCAAAGGAAAAGCATAATTTTGGATGTGGCTAAGGGGTTAGTTTATCTTCATTACGGTGTGAAGCCTGCAATATTTCATAGAGACATAAAAGCAACAAATATACTTCTTGACGAACATATGAGAGCTAGAGTTGCAGATTTTGGATTAGCAAAACAAAATAGGGAAGGGCAGTCTCATCTCACTACAAGAGTGGCAGGAACGCATGGATACTTAGCCCCCGAATATGCCTTGTACGGGCAATTGACGGAGAAGAGTGACGTCTACAGCTTTGGAGTCGTTGTACTGGAGATTATGTGTGGTAGAAAAGCTCTTGATTTGTCTGCATCAGGATCTCCCCGTGCATTTCTAATCACAGACTGGGCTTGGTCACTTGTTAAAGCAGGAAAGCTTGAACAAGCTCTGGATGCTACTTTGTTAGGTGATGGAGATTCAGATACTTTAAATCCGAAAGGGATAATGGAAAGATTTATTCTGGTTGGAATACTGTGTGCTCATGTAATGGTGGCTTTAAGGCCCACTATATCTGATGCACTGAAGATGTTAGAGGGAGATATCGAGGTTCCTACAATTCCGGATAGGCCAATGTCTCTTGCGCATCCTTCAGCTTATAAGGACGCCAATAATTTTAGTATGTCTCCAGCACTGAGTGGTCTGCAACTACTTTCAGGAGACATGCTCAGATAG